TCCTCCACAATATTCCACAACACAAAGGATATTAGAATATCCTTTGTGgaccacattttttttttcctactgcctGCAATAAAAGGCAATGAAATTTTTCTGGCCAGCTTAACTCCTTCTTAAAGGAATTGATGTTAACAGTTatatattatttgtattttgtatcACATCCAGAATTCTGATGTGACTAAACACTTTGCAAACTAAGATCTCAAAGTATTATTGTCGTTTCTAGAGATGGGAAGGTAGGAAGAGACCACCAGATCAGGTACAGAAAGTTCAGTTTATCATGAGGCTTGGTTTCTTTCAGCTCCCAAAGGAAAGAGAGCTATAAAATGAagaataatttccaaattaatttatgAAGGGCAGAGGCATCACTAAAAATGCTCACAGATAATTATCATTTGATTTAACAGTGACTTTTTGATTCTGGAGAGTTTAGTGTATTTGAAAGCAACAATCTTTTCCAATTGGTGTTTTTAGGCATCAAAAAGCTACCTGCTGTGTTTGTTAGGCTGTGAAACTTGCTCTCCCGTCTGATTAATACCAGTCAGAGTCACTCCATCAGaagctttcttcttttctcttctacTCAGAGTGCGATTCAGGTCTGCAGACCACTCCTACCAATGAATGCAAAATATGATTGAGAAATTCCACTGAACAAGTAATCATCACATTCAATTTTCAAACGGACTTATGGAACATACATCAATATATACAGCATTACCAATAATTACTAAAGACGAGTCACTCTAAACATTTCATTTACAAGTCTCATCTAATTCCTGCTCCAGCAATGCAAACAGCTATCTGTGCTactcacaaaaaaatcccaatgtGCTTCCCTGTTTAGTATCCTGAATCCCTTGAAGAGACTTAAAATTCCAGACATCTGGCACACAACTGGAGAAATCAGAAGAGCTGACCAGtacagatatttaaaagatgtaCTGTGAGGACTCACAGTTTCAAATAATGCCAAGACATCTGGCTATAAAAGGTAATTCTAACATTCAATTTTAAAAGGTATTGTAAGACAGGGCTTACTTTTCCCTCTCAGATGACTTATAAAGAAGAAGCTAATTTAAATCTGTGCCTAAGATTTAAGCCCTTAAGGTACTTCACTCTGGATTTAGTGAAATTCATTGTCCTAAAAAGCCATCTGTAGGGGTTAAGGCTCAAATCAACACAAGTATTGAAAGACTAATGATGGATGCCACTAGTAGACCCTCCCCGAGGTTTTGAACCATTCAGAGACACATGAGACAGGCATGATGAGACCTAAACCCAACTCCTTCATCAAGCCAAAGTTAAGCTTTGATATCCTGTTATACTACACACACTATAGTGATACAAAGCAGGaaccaacagaaaacaaactggATGCAAGCAAATATCCTATGCTCTCAGAAGTCTTGAAGGTGAAAAAGTTAGGAGAGAGTTTCCTATACAAAAGATGGCATTTGAGATAAGTATTTTTGTCAGGAAATGGAAGTTTTCAGAGTTGCTATTACTCCCATGTAGCACAGTCAGTGCAGTGCTTTCTGCACAGTTCTTCAAATACCTCATTATTTAAACTTGGTAAAATACATATTGGATTTCTGAGTTACCACAGTTTAAAGACCACTGACCTATGCATATTTGCAGTTTGCAATGCAATGTCATAGTCATTTATCATGACATTTTTACTTACGTCATCCTTGTAGCATGTAAACGAGAAAAAACTTGATTAGGAAAACAGTAACAGGAGCATTTTGTTTGTTAACTATAATGTTTAAGAAAAAGGATAGTAATTTCCTCACACAGGAGTAACTGCACTTCAGTGTTTCAGGCAAAGAAATTCTACAGTATTGTTaggatttttcttcctcaaacCTCTAATCTAAAGTTACTCAGTATTTTATAAACAAGTACTATTTTCCTTTATGGTTAATAAGGGAACAGTGGAACACTCCAGAGTTTATGCTTCCACTCCATTAATTTAATGTCTAGAACTCATTTCAACTAAACCCATGATTCTGGTCCAATTCCTTCCACTTCCAGCTGTCACACAGAAGTAGTATGATCTGCACTGACACATTTTTGTACTTATTTCTTGTATGCTATGTTACAGAGCACTACTTAGAAAAACtctgtccttttaaaaatggcatCCAGCAATAAAAATGACCAGCTGGCTAAAGGTgacttattttctctttaaatagaTGCTCAATATAATCACCTCCAAAAGTTGTGGGATGAGAAGAGCCCAATGAAAACTGAGATAAGAAAACTACTGTGactattaaaacaaaattcagtgttGGAAGCTCGAAGTTAAGAATTACCCCAGAAAGAAGTATTacaaaaagcaaagaggaaaaaaccagacaaaactATTCTGGGGTTTAAGTTCTGTGACCTTACCTCAAACTGAGGCCAATTCATTGACATCCCTGGACCTTGATTAGCTCTAAACCACCTCAAGTCTTCAACAGCATCTGCTGTTTTGATATTCTGTTCCAGCTCACGGTAGATATTTTTGTAACTGCAAAACAGATTGGTTTTCTAGTTTAGTATAACATTTAGAATCATGGCAAATCTTtagacagtttaaaaaaattattttaaagtcacAATAGTATTGAAAAAACTTATAGCAACATAGACTTTTAAAAACTGACAGATCTGTTAACTGCCTGTAAAAAGGGAAGTCCAACAAGTAAACTTGCTGAATGTTTACCACACCATAAAATCCTTGTTTACCAGATGTTAAAACTATGACTCCTGTGTAATTTAATTGGCtgtcaataaaaatatatatatatatatgtaggaCTGTATTTAAACGACTGAATTGCAGTCTTGAAGTTCCTTGAATTTTACAGCTTATCTACAAGACAGTAGAAACTAATTTCGTGCTAAGTCCATAGGACTCTGtgaaaacttctgttttaatCCAGTGAGAATTGTAAGCAACTACAAAAATAACGCCCCCTCCTCCCAAACTTCAAGCAGAGGTAAATGAATTAAACATTTTCCTATGCAGGTATAATATCTGCCAACTACTTTTACTGGTTTGGGTACTAACTGTACTATTTATATCAAACACTGTGAAAAAGAACCTTACTACTTATCTCTTACTCTAGTTGTTTTTCATTAACAGAAGTCATGTTGCAGATACCACTCTGATCCCCTGATCCCAGACCATGCACATGGTAATTTGTACCAAAGCCACCAATATGGTGCAATATGGTACTCagagtataaaaaaaaatctcaccacAACAGTTACAAGGCTTAAAATAAGACACAGAAGTGccattatattattatatatatagtTGAGATGCTATTATACTCAAGGTAGAGAATTTGTGAAAATCCTTCAAGACCAAATCACACAAAATTTAGAATTAGAATTCATTAGTGCTACATTGCCAAGGAGATAAACTTCCTCAAAATCCACTTCCACATTTCTCAATTTCTATATAATACTTGATTGCTTTAACATATATAAAGTTGGGTTTTTCTATATCAGTAATCTTTTCAATGTATTTAAGCAATAGAGAGGCATGTGCTCTGAGAAAGAATACATCATTAGTAGCCATCAGTTAAATCAACAATAAACTTTAGGTCTACATCTGTAGAAAACATAGCAGGTTATTTTCTGGACTGTGCTCTTTAGTATCACTGAagttaaaaatcaaactttCTTTACAAGACtgattatgtattttttatctCTGTACTAAAAGAGGTAAAGATAAGGAAACAGATAAAGAGTtacagctgctttttctcttgtttcaCCCTGATAGTTCTGTTCTTTGTTTGATGCTTATTGTGACCACTCCTGGAATTCTAAGTATCTTAAAAGGAAATCATTGCCTCTCTACTCAGTCATTTTCTGTGGTCTTTCCCCAACCTTGTTCACTAGGTCAActatttctcatttatttctgttttgtaattttctttaatctgaTGAAATTCTACCATCTATCTACTATGAGAGTAAAAAGAACCTGTCTCCCACAGCAGTTCCATAAGAACTTTGAAGCAACACAAAATGGTAATGATGCCAATATAAGTGGTTTTGCCCTTATCTATTGCTTGCTCTGGTTTTGTTCTTGCCTATCACCCTCTTCCCTCATGCCAGCATTAACATttgtgtgacagcacagcaagGCAGTTTGGAACACTGctcaaattaaaaccaaattcagtccttccttttctccttgcaCTTGAAGTGCTAACCAGAGTGCACACGACCTCTGCTGTTAGAAGTGGGATGTAAAATACCACCATGGTTACAGCACTCACTGCAAGTATTCCTGTGTCTGGAGCTCCCTAGCAAAAATTTAGCTTTCTTAGAATACAGTGAGGGCtcaggcagaaaaacaaaatacaagacATGTTTGATACATGAGACATGTAAAGAGCAGGCTTTGAAATTAAGATGGACAAGAGTTCAGCAGTGGTTAACTTACGGATCTTAagattaaagtaattttattactGAGCTCTAATATTTTAACAATAAAAGTACTGACTAAAAATTTCATGCTGTCCTGCACTAATAAATTCCAGTTTGTTCTCCAATAAACATGCAGGACACATAATACATTCAAAACCCTCTTTTCCCAATCTTGGATCCAGCATTTTTTGATTCTAAGTGCTGAATCCTTTCTAATTGGAGCATATTTGATTATAAAATACCACAAGAATGAAGGTTTGTTGGTTCTGGCAAATGCTAGAGATAGGTGATAATCTCATTTTagacaaaacaaagaattaatCTTTCACTTGCACTTTCAAAGTGAAGCAACACATTAGAAAGAAATCAGAACATTGAACTCTGATCCACTTGAAACATTTATTACTTTTCaccagaaaagtaattttaagcttaaaaaagtaattttaaaggaaaagaatctTAAGCCTTGATTTTGAAGTCTTACAGTTTTACCTTGCAACGTTGGACAAGTCAAGGTGTTTCTGGACTTCCAGTAGCACTTCTCGGAAGAAACGCAACCGTTTTTCCTCaaactgctggcactgctcaaaCACCTGCTCCATGTTCTCCATATACTGAGGAGTAGCATTGTCTAATTCTTTCAGTGATTTTTCatacttttcttttgtctggGGGTACAAAAATCAAACTtagcaatatattttattactgCCCTACAATACAGACTTATCAATGCAGTGATGGTCGAGGTTTAGACCAGAAGTGGCCAAGCTCTGTACCCACCTTAGGGCACAATGAGAGTTACCCAAGAAAACTGCACCAACAGTTACAACAAACCTCCAAGCCTCTTCTCTGGCTTTTAAACAGAAACCATGACAAATGTTAATGTCACACTAAAGATAAAAACCAAACGAGCTACAGAGTGAATCAGAGCAGGAAGGCTTTGAAGTTACTGAAGGTATTTTAAGATCTTTTAAAGTGCTGTCTTTTCTCATTTACTAATTTACACAGTGCACTCTGAGTTATGACCAAAACCTCAAATATTGTGTACATCCTTGTGAACATAAATTGCATACACTGCGAGTTCAGCTAACAGATACAACCTCAGGCTCTCCACTCATTTACAGAAGTAGTCCACAGGCAGGAATTAAAAGATCCCAACTGATGGAACATAACATTCCAGAGCAGCAATCTCAAAGGAAAAAGACATCCTTAAGGAATCACACATTAAAAGCCTCTCAGTAGCAAGTCACTGAAGAGATAAAGCAAATTGTGCAATAGAACAGCATTTAAGTGGATTATATcagcttcattttttaaaaaatgcattctgCAGTCAAGAATAATGACATACTTAGTTGTCAGCAAGTTTTAGGCATCTATCTCTCAGATTCTCAAGTGAAATAGCTAAGTCCTCACTAGTAAATAAGTAGAACTCTGCCCTAGAAGTTTGCTGGCTTACTTGTGCTTAGTTCCCTGCTGGAAGTACTTAAATGAAATAGAGGCCATACATTATTCatcttcagagaagaaaaatttgaCAAGAACATGTTCTTGGGAGAAAACTAAAGTTTGGAACAGGACTGTAACTGCCTATGTGAACTGGTGTTCACAGCacattcaggaagaaaaaaggtaaaatatgcACAAACTATAGGTTAAAGAAAACCATCAGTATACCTTTAGTACATCTTGTTTGCTTCTCTCCACTTTGTCTTGTAATTTCTTGAGTTGTTCAGGGTTCAGTGCTGGGTCagctttgctgtttgtttctcTGGATATAGCCAGTTTCTCCTCCTTGCAGGCAGCATGGTAAGCTTTCTTTGCAGCTTCCACCTACAAAGGAGATTTGAGTCTTTGCATCTGAACACTCTACAGCAACCATAAAATCTTAGCCATAAAATCATGTTGCAATGAAGAAACGGTCAGGTTTTGTTTCAggatgatttttcatttttctatttttttttagggggcTGGGAAATTGTTTTTAGTTAGGCCAAAGAATGAACAACACATAAGAATCAACATAAGGAAATTATTAAAGCATTCTTTCACTATACAAGAAATGTCACTCACACAGCTCAGAGAAGTATTGAACAGACTCAACAAAAGGGTTACAGAAAGTCCCCAACGAAACACTTTTCCCTCATGCCCATGTTCACCTACTCCCCCTTCTTCTACCAACCTGTTATTTAAGAATTATGTTATATGAgagggaaaaaccccacaaacacagTTTCCCTCATTTATTTGAGCAATTTGTGACTTTCAATTGCATGAATCAGATACTGTTAAAATGATAGCTTAAATTCCACTTTTCTGGATTTTCACTGAACTCACCAAGATTAGCAGAGACTAAGAAAAAATTTTTTCAGAAGAGGACAGAAAGCAAGAGATCTTTAAGAGAAAGGAGGGTCCAGCAGAAAGAATAGGGAGTTTACTCCCTTATAGAGATTTAAAACATTGATATATTATAACACAGGATATCTAATACATAATCTACTGCTGTACCTCTTTCAGCTTTTTTGCCCAGGGTTTCTGAGCTTTCCTAAATCCATCTTCTGCTTCTTTGGTTTCCTTAAATCCTCCCATCATTTGCTTATGAAAGGCTTCCTTCTGCCAGTTCttgattttttcaaaatcttcatTCATCAGTGAACCTTTTACTTCTAGATGTAGTTCACTCACTTTTTCAGCTTCTGACATAAAAGCACACCAAGCCCTTTCTACTGTTCCATACTGTGGGCCTAAACACAACAAAAAGTGTCATTCTCAGTAACCATCACCCACATGGAACTTATATTCCCAAGAAACTACCTGAAACTACTGACTTATATTCACTTGTAAACAGCAATGCTGATGCAAACCTAGAAAagggaacaatttcttttcatataGAGTATCACAAACTTTTAagccagaaaaaataatattaatttagtTTGGAGTCCTTACCCCTGTACCACAATTCTCAGTATTCCACATGTGAACTCCCCTTTGAACTGCCTTCAGTTTCTCAATGTACTTTTTTGAAGGGTCATAACCATAGAAGGACAAACCATTGCAGAATATATTAAATAGCATCAGCTTAGCCTTCCATTAGAGCAATGCCTGGGTCTTTAATTACTAGTCTTTCCCCCACAGTCACTGCCCCCTTGTTATTCAGAATCCCTTTTCAAACAGACAGTTCTCTAGAACATAACCCCATACTGGAGGCAAGATTCATCTGCTTCAGCAAGGAATAAATGAACTTGCAAAAGAGCAGAGCTTTGCTTGGTTGGGTTATTTATCACAGAGAGCTTGGACATTTGTCACATTATTGAGCCTCTTGCAAAGACTCCATTAAAGGCTACAACATACATTATTTCTACTCTGTACTTACCAAAACAAAGAtatacaaaaacatttttttccatttaagaaAGTTGTCAGAGTTCAAACTCAGCATTACCTTTCTCCACAAGTTGCTTCCACCTTTTAGCCCATTCTGTGAGCTGTTGAGCATAGCCCTTCTCTATCCGTGCCCGCTCATGAATACAATTCATAAGATCATTGCAAAGTCTGTGGCCATCATCAATTCGTTTTACTGTCCTCTTGTAATTTCCAACCTACCAAGAGACAAAGACTTAATTTCTGCTTGAAAGCTCTGAAAACAAGACAAATCTCTAATTAACATAAATACTGTAATCCAAGAGTAAGATAGTACAGTAGGAAATAATCAATTATGGGATCAGGGTCATTAATCTTAAATCAATAAATGATAAAACCTAACTGCAACAATACAACAAAGGCTACAAgttcacctgaaaaaaaaaagttgttaatttaaaagtgaaagctttattatattttattaagcCTGCAATGTAATTATGGGCAGTCACCACAATTGTTCTGCGTTATTATTTCTTGGTAATGTTCTAGATAGTGGAGAAAATTAAGATAAATAATAGAGtatttctttccctcttcaATGTTTATTATCAAGTACCTAATACCTTAATTTTATGCTGCAGAGACATGCAAAGGAACATTGCAACATCTCTATCAACCATAATAATAGTTTTTAAGAACGCAGTCACTGCTGACAAACCAGATAGCAATTATTTCCAAAGGATATTCTAGAATTTAATGTGGAAAGATACTGACAGCAATGGCATGGAGTTACCATACTTAGAACTGTAAAtactaaagcaaaaaa
This genomic interval from Catharus ustulatus isolate bCatUst1 chromosome 4, bCatUst1.pri.v2, whole genome shotgun sequence contains the following:
- the PACSIN2 gene encoding protein kinase C and casein kinase substrate in neurons protein 2 isoform X5, translating into MNCIHERARIEKGYAQQLTEWAKRWKQLVEKGPQYGTVERAWCAFMSEAEKVSELHLEVKGSLMNEDFEKIKNWQKEAFHKQMMGGFKETKEAEDGFRKAQKPWAKKLKEVEAAKKAYHAACKEEKLAISRETNSKADPALNPEQLKKLQDKVERSKQDVLKTKEKYEKSLKELDNATPQYMENMEQVFEQCQQFEEKRLRFFREVLLEVQKHLDLSNVASYKNIYRELEQNIKTADAVEDLRWFRANQGPGMSMNWPQFEDDEWSADLNRTLSRREKKKASDGVTLTGINQTGEQVSQPNKHSSSVSAQSNTVQSVQSSYNPFEDEEDTGSTVSEKEDNKIKNVSSYEKNQSYPTDWSDEESNNPFSSTDANGDTNPFDEDTPPAMEVRVRALYDYEGQEQDELSFKAGDELTKMENEDEQGWCKGRLDNGQVGLYPANYVEPIQ
- the PACSIN2 gene encoding protein kinase C and casein kinase substrate in neurons protein 2 isoform X4, which encodes MSGSYDDSVGVEVSSDSFWEVGNYKRTVKRIDDGHRLCNDLMNCIHERARIEKGYAQQLTEWAKRWKQLVEKGPQYGTVERAWCAFMSEAEKVSELHLEVKGSLMNEDFEKIKNWQKEAFHKQMMGGFKETKEAEDGFRKAQKPWAKKLKEVEAAKKAYHAACKEEKLAISRETNSKADPALNPEQLKKLQDKVERSKQDVLKTKEKYEKSLKELDNATPQYMENMEQVFEQCQQFEEKRLRFFREVLLEVQKHLDLSNVASYKNIYRELEQNIKTADAVEDLRWFRANQGPGMSMNWPQFEEWSADLNRTLSRREKKKASDGVTLTGINQTGEQVSQPNKHSSVSSYEKNQSYPTDWSDEESNNPFSSTDANGDTNPFDEDTPPAMEVRVRALYDYEGQEQDELSFKAGDELTKMENEDEQGWCKGRLDNGQVGLYPANYVEPIQ
- the PACSIN2 gene encoding protein kinase C and casein kinase substrate in neurons protein 2 isoform X2, whose product is MSGSYDDSVGVEVSSDSFWEVGNYKRTVKRIDDGHRLCNDLMNCIHERARIEKGYAQQLTEWAKRWKQLVEKGPQYGTVERAWCAFMSEAEKVSELHLEVKGSLMNEDFEKIKNWQKEAFHKQMMGGFKETKEAEDGFRKAQKPWAKKLKEVEAAKKAYHAACKEEKLAISRETNSKADPALNPEQLKKLQDKVERSKQDVLKTKEKYEKSLKELDNATPQYMENMEQVFEQCQQFEEKRLRFFREVLLEVQKHLDLSNVASYKNIYRELEQNIKTADAVEDLRWFRANQGPGMSMNWPQFEEWSADLNRTLSRREKKKASDGVTLTGINQTGEQVSQPNKHSSSVSAQSNTVQSVQSSYNPFEDEEDTGSTVSEKEDNKIKNVSSYEKNQSYPTDWSDEESNNPFSSTDANGDTNPFDEDTPPAMEVRVRALYDYEGQEQDELSFKAGDELTKMENEDEQGWCKGRLDNGQVGLYPANYVEPIQ
- the PACSIN2 gene encoding protein kinase C and casein kinase substrate in neurons protein 2 isoform X3 — its product is MSGSYDDSVGVEVSSDSFWEVGNYKRTVKRIDDGHRLCNDLMNCIHERARIEKGYAQQLTEWAKRWKQLVEKGPQYGTVERAWCAFMSEAEKVSELHLEVKGSLMNEDFEKIKNWQKEAFHKQMMGGFKETKEAEDGFRKAQKPWAKKLKEVEAAKKAYHAACKEEKLAISRETNSKADPALNPEQLKKLQDKVERSKQDVLKTKEKYEKSLKELDNATPQYMENMEQVFEQCQQFEEKRLRFFREVLLEVQKHLDLSNVASYKNIYRELEQNIKTADAVEDLRWFRANQGPGMSMNWPQFEDDEWSADLNRTLSRREKKKASDGVTLTGINQTGEQVSQPNKHSSVSSYEKNQSYPTDWSDEESNNPFSSTDANGDTNPFDEDTPPAMEVRVRALYDYEGQEQDELSFKAGDELTKMENEDEQGWCKGRLDNGQVGLYPANYVEPIQ
- the PACSIN2 gene encoding protein kinase C and casein kinase substrate in neurons protein 2 isoform X1, which gives rise to MSGSYDDSVGVEVSSDSFWEVGNYKRTVKRIDDGHRLCNDLMNCIHERARIEKGYAQQLTEWAKRWKQLVEKGPQYGTVERAWCAFMSEAEKVSELHLEVKGSLMNEDFEKIKNWQKEAFHKQMMGGFKETKEAEDGFRKAQKPWAKKLKEVEAAKKAYHAACKEEKLAISRETNSKADPALNPEQLKKLQDKVERSKQDVLKTKEKYEKSLKELDNATPQYMENMEQVFEQCQQFEEKRLRFFREVLLEVQKHLDLSNVASYKNIYRELEQNIKTADAVEDLRWFRANQGPGMSMNWPQFEDDEWSADLNRTLSRREKKKASDGVTLTGINQTGEQVSQPNKHSSSVSAQSNTVQSVQSSYNPFEDEEDTGSTVSEKEDNKIKNVSSYEKNQSYPTDWSDEESNNPFSSTDANGDTNPFDEDTPPAMEVRVRALYDYEGQEQDELSFKAGDELTKMENEDEQGWCKGRLDNGQVGLYPANYVEPIQ